AAAAATACACAACTGCACCCTCACGGGGGCAAATATTAATTACGTAGGAAGTATCAGCATTGATGAAATGTTGTTAGAGAAAGCTGGCATTTTACCCTACGAGCAAGTGCAAGTAGTTAACGTTGCCAATGGTGAGCGCTTTATTACATATACAATCACGGCTCCAGCTAATTCGGGAATTATTGAATTAAATGGGGCTGCGGCACGTCTAGGCATTGTAGGCGATCGCTTGATTATAATGGCTTACGGGCAGTTCTCTTTGGAAGAGTTAAAAAATTACTCTCCTACGGTAGTCATTGTGGACGAAAAAAACCGACTATTAGAAGTGCGGCACTACGATGACCTGCTCAGTAAGGTCTAATTTTTCAGAAAAATGTCAAATCTTGCGCCGTCGGATTTCCAAAGTTCCGTAACTGAAACCGCAACTACGTCTCCTATTAGTTCAGCGGGTGAATTTTTTGTGCAGTTTTGGGGTGTTAGGGGTTTAATTGCCACTCCTGCTAGTAATGCCAATCGCTATGGTGGCAACACTGCTTGTGTAGAAATACAAGTAGCAGGTAAACGCTTGATTTTTGATGGTGGAACTGGTATACGCATACTCGGTAAATCTTTGCGACAACTGCAACAGCCCATAGAAGCACATTTATTTTTTACCAACTCCCAATCGAATCGCATTCAAGGGTTTCCTTTTTTTGCACCAGCTTTTGTCCCAGAAAACCACTTTCATATTTACGGTTCGGCTGCTTCTAATAGTGCTTCGATTAAACAATGCCTCTGCGACCAAATGCTACAGCCGCACTTTCCTTATCCATTCCAGGTGATGCAGTCGGAATTGCAGTTCTATAATTTGCTCCCTGGTGGCGAGGTGCAGTTAGATGATGTGGCGATCGCCACGGCATTGATTAATCAAACTCAGCGTTCTGTTGGCTACCGAGTTTCTTGGCAAAACAAAAGTGTTGCTTATATCAGTGATTTAACCAAAAATGCTGATCCTGTTGATCAAGAGCAGATTTTACAGCTGGTAAAAGGTGTGGATTTGCTGATTGCCAATGCTACTTACAGTCCGCCTACAGCTAACAACCATGAATCTTCTGATTTACACTGGCAAGCGGCTGTAGAATTAGCCCAAACTGCCGCAGTAAAGCAGTTAGTTATTTCTCATCATCATCCAGACGACGATGATGATTTTCTTGATCAAGTGCAAACCGATGTTAAATCTGTTTTTGCCCAAGGTTTACTAGCCTGTGAAGGTTTAGTATTATCGGTTGGCAAGTAATTTACTTAACACATTTAATAATTCCATATACTCCGCGAGTTTCTAGCTGTACACAGTCTGGATGAAACCCTGCGGCGATCGCCATCTGCGGCAATTCATCTGGAGTGAAAAAGCGAAAAACTATACTAGGTAACGGTTGCAGGAATGTAGTTGCAAACAGCTTACCGCCACTACGCAATGCTTGATAAATATTGCGTAGTCCTTGTGTAGCATCAGGCCAGCAGTGCATAGCAGCGCCACTATAAACGGCATCTAGAGAATTTGGTGTAAAGGGTAACGCTGCGACATCGCCTCGAATGATGGTTATCTGCGATGGTGATATGCCCTCTAGTTGCATTTGTTGTTGTAATTGCCCTAGCATTGCCTCTGAGTAATCCAGTGCAATAATTTGCTCACACTGCTGCAATAATGCCAAACGGCGGGAAAAAATACCTGTACCACAACTGATATCAGCTACAATTTCCAAGTTTTGACCAAAAAATTCTCTACACTCCTGAAATTCAATATCAATCCCACCAACATTACGTAACCCCATCGCCCAAATTGGTGGTAGGATGCGCTCGTATAAAAAGGAAATGATTGGTAAACGAAATAGCTCTGTGCGGAGAGGTTGTGAATCAACAGCATCATCAATCTCACCCTTGATTCGCTCAGGAGTTAAATCTAGTGAAGCAGAGGGTAGTTTTGCTAGTTCATTACGAAAGTAATTGTGACACTGGTTGCAATCTTGTGGTGCAGTGGTGAGAGTTTTGTAACAAACAGGACAGGCGATCGCTTCCTCTAAACTGGACATCATATAGTTCTAAATTTTGGATTGGGGAATCACCAATGAAAGTACTTAAATATGCTGCAAGGCATTCTGGGAAGCTGAATTAACTATTTGACTCAATTCTTGCAATTTAGCAGCGACTACACCATTAGTTAATAGTTCTTCTGTTTTGGCTATACCCGATCGCATATCTGAACAAATACCACTTTGCCACAGATAAAATCCCCCATTCCATAAGGCTGTTTGCATTAATTCCCCTGGTTTTCCGGCGAGAACATCTTGAATTTGGGTAATTAATTCTTCCGTAGTTCCTAAAGGTGCATTTTTGGTAGTGAAGTCGTAATCGTGGGGAGATAACAGCAATCTTTCTAAATTGGGAGTTGCTGATAAAGCGATAATTGCAGTGCGATCGCGTGGTAAGTCACAACTCCCTTCTAAACCTTTAATTAAGGTATATTTTTTCACTCCCCTGAGTTCTAATGCAGCTTGAAACATCCCTTCTGTCGGTGGGTGGACAAACCCAGCAATTAAATGAGCATCCCCAGCGTAAGGACACCAAATTAATTCCATTGTGGCAAAGGGCGGACGTTTACCAAGTTGGTCGCGGTATTCCCAAAGACTTTGGGTTAAGGGAAAATGATTTGGTGTATAGATAAAGCCAATTTTTGTTTGTTCAAAGACTTGCTGGGTTTGAGGTAACTGTAAAGCAGTCCAATCTACACCTAAACCCTGCCATATTTCTATTAAAGGTAAACCATATTTTGTGGGCAAGCGATCGCCACCGTGCATCACTACAGGTTGTCCAGCCGCCGCTAGGAGTAAAGCTGTGACGGGGCTAATGGGTGCAGTACGGGTTCTGCCATCATAGGGTATGCCCAGTACAATAACTGGAGATGCAGATGGAATTGCTTGGAGTTTTGCCCCTAGTTCATCATAAGCATCTAACATCCCTGCCAATTCTGCGCCCGTTGGTCGTTTGATGCGATGGGCAATTAAAAATGCACCGATTTGGGCTGGTGTTGCTTCTCCCAGCAACATCATTTTAGTAGCGATCGCAGCTTCAGTACGAGTTAAATTTTCTCCCGTATGATTGCCACTACCTACTTTTTTTAGTAGTTCCCTGAAGATATTGCTCATATTAGTCGTTGGTCATTTGTCAATGGTCATTAGTACAGACTTTTGACCATTGACTATGGACTGTTGACTCATCATACTTCAGGAAGCCGATCGCTGTTCTTCTAATTGCAGGGGAATATTTTCTAAGACTAGTTCCCAAAAGTGCTTAATTGGGGGAATATGCAAGCGGTCTTGAGTTGTTACCATCACTACACGACGAGTCAAGCCAGCATTATCTAACGGACTATTGGCTAAGGGGCGAACTGCTAAGGTTAGATCATGACGGGCTTCGACTAAGGCGGAAGTAGGAAGTAAGGCTATTAATTCGCCTTGACGTACAACTCCCCGGAAGGCATCAAGGGTATTAACTTCTAAAGCCGCATGAAGTGTAGCTTCTAAGCGCTCAAATTTATCTTGGACTAATCGCTGCATTCCATAACCATCTTTAAATACTACTTGGGGATAACGCACCAATTCTGACCAAGGGATACGTTCATATTGAGCGAGAGGATGATTCGCTGCGGTGAGGACTTCTATTGGTTCATCGTATAAAACTTCCACCACCATTTCTCTACCGGTGGTTAAAAAGCGATTATTCATCACGATCGCTAAATCTACTAAACCATCTTTGAGAACTTTTAAGGCGCGATCGCTGCCCAAAGATGTTACCCGCAATTGTACTTCGGGATAATCACGACAGAATTTTTGTAATACTGGCGGTAGGTAAGAAGCACATAACGAGTGAATTGAGGCAATGCACAATTCTGGCTGTTTTCCTGCCATTAAATCTGTTAACTCTTGTGTAGCAACTTGCCATTCCTGACAAATTTTGCGGACACGGGGTAATAAACGTTCTCCGCCCAAGGTTAATTTAGCATGAGTGTTGCGGTGAAACAGTTCCACACCCAAATCTGCTTCTAAGGCTTGAATCTGGCGACTGATAGTTGATTGGGTGACACCACATTGTCTGGCTGCTTGTTGGAAGCTACCACTATCGGCGATCGCTAAAAAAGCTTGCAACTGCTCTAGTCGCATGTTAATGTAGCCTGAATTACATTTATGGCTGTCATTAAGTTAACGGTTTTCCCTCCAAAATTTAGTAGAGTTTGTTACATATGCTAGTAATTGACATATTTTAATAGAAATTTAACTTTTCCTTGTGATCTAAATAAACCTCAGCAGTCAGAAGTCAGTAGGAATTTCGGTCAAAATTACGGTTTTTTACAATCGCTCAATTACTTGCATTAGGAATTTCCCAGAAATAAATTATCAAACATCCTCTCAGGAGTCAGGAGCCAGAATTTAGAGTTGAATTCTGTGTGACACTTCGGCCAGATCAGGGCATTGCTGGCGGATAAATAACTGTTTTCAGATCCCCACTAAAGCAAAGATTTAGCCGTTAAGTGCAAGTTGTAATCGCTGTGCTTCATTCAAGCGAGGAAACTTAGGCGATCATACGAATCAGTTGCAATATCACACTTCAAAAGTTGAAATCAAACTTATAGGACTTACGTGCTTTACAAAATAACTATCTTGTGAGTCAACGTAAATACATTGTTTCAGGCTTTTATCAATCGCCTTTAATTGAGTGTCGCCGCAGACATCGCTAAAATCTCATTGAAAAATCTAGCTAGAAGTTACGCATAGATAAAGTTCGTAATAAATTGACATTACTGCGAACTTTTTTGATGTAAGTTTTGATTTCTCAAAATCAAATAAACCAAAAATTAAGCTTTCAGCCTTTATTCATATAATTTTATTTTGTCAATTATATGAAAGTATTTTACTTAACTCAGTATTTATTAAGACATAATTAAAAAGCAAACAGATTAAACTATACATCGTATATAAAGTAACGGGAAAGCACTTGCAAATGACAAGCACAAAAGATAATTAAAGTTGTTACTGATTAACTACTTTGATGCTTGTCCAAATTTAATAGTTCCCAGCGACAAACTATACCCTAAAAATTCATAGTTGAAGGATAAAGCTATGCTTAGGTAAAAAGATTGGCTTGTATTGTTATACAAGCTTATAGATCATTATGTTTTTACTCAAGGTGATAGATATCTAAAATTAATATTATCTCAACCATTTGAGTGCCAAAGATGTCCTGAAAATGCCAATTTTCACATGGTAGAGCTAAAATGCCTTTTGTCAGAATTGAGACTAATCATGACTTCAGTCAAGAAGTTATTCAAAATGTAATAACTCAAGTTACGCAACAAGTTCATCTAATTAAAGGTGATCCCGAAGCCATGATTTTAGTAGTTGTCAACACCAAAGTGAACGTAGCTTTTGGTGGGGACTATGAAAAGCCTGCGGCCGTTGTGCAACTAATAAATTTGAGACTACCTGTAGAGATTACCACCAAACTAACAGAAAGTATCAGTGATATTTTGCTGGCAAAATTCAATGTTCCCGCTAACAGAATGTATATCTTCTTTGAAGAATTTACCAAAATGCATTTGGTTGGCTGGAATCGAACAACTTTCCAGCACATATTAGGTGCTGATGACTTAGCCGATGTTGAAGCGGCTAGACAAAAAACTGTGGCTGCAAAAAAAACAGCAATTTAGTGTAATAGGAGTGAAAACAAACATGACTAGCTTTCTTCAAAGAATTATTACTGGTGAAGTATCGCTTGAAGAGTATTCTGATACAGAAAAAGAACGTTTACTTTATAAACTTCTGTCTGATTTACCATCAAGCTCTATCTTAAAAATCAAACAATTTATCAAAGGTTCAAACCACGATACAATTACCAAATCACAACGCGCTTTTGGTAAGATAGTACATCGTGACTCACTGATACCTATTCCCAATTTAAGTTTAGAGTTATGGGATAGAGATCCGTTCGGAGGAAAAGATTATTTGGGTAGTACGGAAACGGATGAATCCGGAAATTTTGAAATTTTGTATGATCCAAAATTAGCCGGGTTTGGTGATCTACCAGATTTACAATTAAAAATATTTGACCCGCCACAAACTGTATATATTGATGGCAAAAAGAGTCAAGTTAGAAACTTAATTGAAGTAAAAAATGGCAGTGATAATGTCATAGGTGATTATGATTTTGGAGTTGTGCAGATTTTATATTATGAGTACGACTCAGAATATAAGCTATTTCCTTACAGCCTACCTGACTCTATTCGCCATGATTTCACACCAGAAGCTGAAGTCATAACAACAAAATCTGTAGCCAAGTATGGCCTGGTTATGGATGCTCTCATCCAAAGAAATCGCCGCAATCCTAATGAGCCATCTTACGATGAAATCCAAAAATCATTTCCCGAAACCTTAACGCTCATTTTAGAAAAAGAACGTCCCGGCTATACCAGAAGTGATGAATTTTTTGGCGAAAAGATGTTAAATGGTTTCAATCCAGTAATTTTTAAGAAGGATAAAAATAATCCTTCACTATATACCACTGCTTTTAATGGAGATAAATTTACCCTAACAGGCAAAATAGATTTGCCTAATTACAAAGTAAAATTTGAGTTAAAAGACGGAAAATTACTACCGATAGAAATCACGTTGCAATTCCGTGAAGATAATTGTTTGCAACCAAATTCACCGTTAAAAGCACCACAAACTTACACCCCGGCTGATGGTAAGAAGTGGTTGCAAGCTAAACGAGTTGTTCGCGCTACTCATTTGGGTGTTTTAGGTGAAGTCAAAGGACATTTAGCCCAGTGTCACTTTAACATGGAACAGTATGCGATCGCGTTCTTCAGAAACATTAGAAAGAATCCGATCCGTGGTTTCCTTTATCCCCACATCAAAGAAGTAGTTCATATTAATAAATTTGGGCGCAAAATCCTGATGGATCCGAAAGAAGGGTTTTTTGCCAAGCTAGAACCCATGTTGATTAACCCAGATATGTTGCAATGGGTCAGAACAAGTATGGGAACATATGATTGGACAGATTGGCAACCTAGAAAACCTCTGTCTGAAAATCATACATTTGCCAAACTCGGCAATTTATATTGGGATATTCTCACTACTCATGTAGATTCATTTTTCGCAACTCATCAAGAAGAAATTGTCAATAACTGGTCAGAAATACTCAATTTCTCCAATGAATTAGTGCAAAATAGTGTACCCTATCTTCCTTTAAGTTTGGAACAAGTAGATGATGGTGATCAATGGTATGATTTGAACGAAATTGAACATTCATCAAATCCACGACAAGAAATTAATGGTGAATTAAAAGCTGTTAGACCGATTACTGCATCAGCACAACCAACTGAGCAAGAAATAGCAAATCTCAAACAAGTTTGTAAGTATGTGATTTATCAATGCACCTTCTGGCATAGTTGGATTCACAACGAACATAATCCTGAATTTGGTGAATTGAAGTATGGTGATTTGTTAACTAATGGCTCAATGGGTGACGAAGATGATGAAAGTGTATTACCTGGTCGTCAGACAGCCAGCATAATTTTGGCTGTGTCTCATATGCTCACCAATTTTAAATACGGCTACATACTCAAAAACGAAGATGGAGATGTACCGCCAGACTTAATTGAACTCATTCAAAGTAAGAAAGCAGAGTTTGAACAATTAGGATTTGATCTCACAAACTTACGTTCTAGATTGAATAGCTAATATCTGGGATAAGTGGTAAAAGCAATAAGCCTTTTACCACTACTTTTTTGGAGATAAACAACTGAACTAACGCTTGAATACTGGAATTATTTTAATCCACCTTTCAGCAACTATTATGGAAGATTATCATGGCATTAACCACAGAATTAAAAACCAGAGATGAACTAGATTTTGGTGCATGGATATCACTGAACAATGTCCAAATAGTCCCACTAGAAATAAATTATTTTTGGTCAGCATTTGATAATTACCTGGAGTTTCTCACAGGTTTTAGTGGACGGACAAACGTTGAATTAGAAACTGATGCGGGAAAACCTACAAATAGTCCCGGTGCTATTGTGAGATTTGATTTTCAAGGCTCGTTAGTACGTGACAGATTGCTCTACAATGACCGCCAAAATTATGTCTGGAAAATGGATATACCGGAGGCGACTAACCTCTTTACTTTGTATATAGTTACCATCACTGCCCAGAAGATAGACGATAATTATACAAAAGTTTCTATTACTGTTGAGTTCGTGTTGCAAAGTCAAAACCGTGAGGAACGCGCCCAAGCTTTGCAAACACTTAAAGCATACCTCCCCAAACGCATCGGTGAAATTATCAAATTTCTACAACACAGAGATGGTCAGGGATTTAAGTTAGCATCTTTAAGTGAATTAGAAATAAGTCAACTGGCTCAAGATTTTTACGAAAAACTCGATCAACATGCTCCCCCAGAGGAAATTACGCCTTTTTTATCTCTGGCAGATAATGATTTTAAAATGCAATTTCCTAGCTCCACGTTGCACAATCACGAAGAATTTAATCAATGGTATAAAAACGCTGTCAATACATTTTATGATGAGATTCATGCAGTGAAAGAAATGACTGTGAAATGTCAAGCTGATCGCGCTGATGTTAACGCCATCATTCATTGGGAAGGTAGCACATGGAAAGCACCAAACGCTTACAGCAAAAGAGTTGTAGCCGATGCTCAACATAGCTGGGAAGTAGTGCGATCGCCAGATACATTTAAACCCATTTACAAAAGCTATATCGTTCACAAACTGGATTTTGCTCCTGGATCGTCCAAGCCATAACTTCTAATACTGCTATGGTTTTTGAGCCGCAGCGCAACTCCTCGTGCAAAAAGGGAATGTCTGCCAAAACCTTCGCAGTATTGTCATCATTTTCATTTTTTAAGTTCACAATTGTGGCAAAAAACAGAGTATATGACAGGTAAATTAAACACAAAAGTAGCTGTAGTCACCGGCGCTTCATCAGGTATAGGTGAGGCTACAGCCCTAGCATTAACCGCAGAAGGAGCTAGTGTGGCATTAGTAGCACGTCGCGCTGATCGCCTAGCCGCTTTACAACAACGCATTACGGAAAACGGAGGACAGGCGATCGCCATTTCTGCTGATATCGCTGACGAAAACCAAGCTTATGATGTTGTGCAGAAAGCTAATGCTGTATTTGGTCGCGTAGATATCCTCATCAACAACGCAGGTGTAATGCAACTCGGCTTAATTGACGGTGCAGATACAGAACAATGGCGCAGTATGATCAATATCAATCTTTTAGGCTTAATGTACGCTACCCATGCAGCTTTACCCATCATGAAAGCTCAGGGTACAGGACATATTGTGAATATTTCCTCTACAGCTGGTCTAGAAGCAAATGCTAACGCCGCCGTTTACTCTGCTACTAAATTTGGTGTAGGGGCATTTACGGAAGCATTGCGTAAAGAAAATCATATTCATAAAATCCGCGTAACACTGATTGAGCCGGGTGCTGTGGCTACAGAATTAGGCGATCGCATTACCGATCCTACCGCTAAACAATGGGCCCAATCATGGCTAGAAACCAAAAAACCACTCGCTAGTGATGACATCGCCTCTGGTATTGTTTATGCAGTTACACAACCACCCCATGTCAATGTTAACGAAATTGTGATTAGACCATTAGATCAGTAATAATCACTTACGGCGTTTTGCAAGTACATAATTAATCAGGCTGGTTTTTACTCGCTGACATTGCATCAAATTGCGCGAATTCACCACAAATCTAACGCCGTGTGCAACTTTTTCTCAAACCTAACCCCCAACCTCTTACGCCAGTGCGTTGCGGGGGGAACCCCCCTTCGGGTTCGCAGTTCCTTCTCCTAATCGGAGACGCTGCGCGAACAAGTCGGGCATTGCCCGCCCAACGGACTGCTCACCGCAACGCACTGGCTCCCCTACGAGGAAATCTTCGTTGAGGTAGCAGGGGGGCGGAGGAGCAGAGGGGAGAGGAATGGAAGTGGGGTTTCAAGAATAAGTCGCACATCGCTTCATCTATGATCACAAAGCGAATAACCGCGCACCTGCATTTGTCGCAGAACATTCTAACCAGGACAAATAATGAAATTTCTCCAGCCTGTACTTCTGTTTGTTCTATGCTTTACCTTAGTAAGCGTGCATTCATTTGGGCAAACCATTATGACCGCAGCGCCGCAACTGTTGACAGATCCATTTTTGCAACTGCCAACTGCAACCTCAGTCAGAGTAGTATGGTTTACTGAGTTTGTAGGTAAGAAACATACAGTTGCTTACGGTGAAAATTT
This window of the Nostoc sp. HK-01 genome carries:
- a CDS encoding macrophage migration inhibitory factor family protein, with product MPFVRIETNHDFSQEVIQNVITQVTQQVHLIKGDPEAMILVVVNTKVNVAFGGDYEKPAAVVQLINLRLPVEITTKLTESISDILLAKFNVPANRMYIFFEEFTKMHLVGWNRTTFQHILGADDLADVEAARQKTVAAKKTAI
- a CDS encoding short-chain dehydrogenase/reductase SDR, translating into MTGKLNTKVAVVTGASSGIGEATALALTAEGASVALVARRADRLAALQQRITENGGQAIAISADIADENQAYDVVQKANAVFGRVDILINNAGVMQLGLIDGADTEQWRSMININLLGLMYATHAALPIMKAQGTGHIVNISSTAGLEANANAAVYSATKFGVGAFTEALRKENHIHKIRVTLIEPGAVATELGDRITDPTAKQWAQSWLETKKPLASDDIASGIVYAVTQPPHVNVNEIVIRPLDQ
- a CDS encoding transcriptional regulator LysR family protein, which codes for MRLEQLQAFLAIADSGSFQQAARQCGVTQSTISRQIQALEADLGVELFHRNTHAKLTLGGERLLPRVRKICQEWQVATQELTDLMAGKQPELCIASIHSLCASYLPPVLQKFCRDYPEVQLRVTSLGSDRALKVLKDGLVDLAIVMNNRFLTTGREMVVEVLYDEPIEVLTAANHPLAQYERIPWSELVRYPQVVFKDGYGMQRLVQDKFERLEATLHAALEVNTLDAFRGVVRQGELIALLPTSALVEARHDLTLAVRPLANSPLDNAGLTRRVVMVTTQDRLHIPPIKHFWELVLENIPLQLEEQRSAS
- a CDS encoding aspartate 1-decarboxylase yields the protein MQRTVLLAKIHNCTLTGANINYVGSISIDEMLLEKAGILPYEQVQVVNVANGERFITYTITAPANSGIIELNGAAARLGIVGDRLIIMAYGQFSLEELKNYSPTVVIVDEKNRLLEVRHYDDLLSKV